The following are encoded together in the Aerococcus mictus genome:
- a CDS encoding 5-methyltetrahydropteroyltriglutamate--homocysteine S-methyltransferase, translated as MSEFTQLKQSPFRYDHVGSFLRPQELIEARAKFENGEIEYSELKTLEDQAIIDLIKKEEAVGLKTITDGEFRRKSWHFDFFWGLNGVDRVEVEAGTQFSGEQVFAVTSRIVNKITGDNHPFVDHFKFTQSHASDHVDVKQTIPAPAQFLQEVLRDFNKEYTQAIYSQLDDLLADITQAYSQVIEDLYQAGCRTVQFDDCTWGRLAGGKDYDGSEYSQEKIEELKTLYVRVNNAVIANKPSDLRINTHICRGNFRSTWFASGGYDSVQSPLFDQENVHAYFLEYDSERAGTFEPLKTVSDDKHVVLGLVTTKSAELESKDDLINRIKEASQYVPLDHLSISPQCGFSSNEIGNKISEEDQWKKIKLLIEVAKEVWGEDA; from the coding sequence ATGTCAGAATTTACTCAGTTAAAACAATCACCATTTCGTTATGACCATGTGGGATCTTTTCTGCGTCCCCAAGAGCTCATTGAGGCAAGAGCGAAATTTGAAAATGGAGAAATTGAATATTCAGAACTTAAAACTTTAGAAGACCAAGCGATTATTGACCTGATCAAAAAGGAAGAAGCCGTTGGTTTAAAGACCATCACGGATGGTGAATTCCGCCGTAAAAGTTGGCATTTTGACTTCTTCTGGGGACTCAATGGCGTTGATCGTGTTGAAGTAGAAGCGGGAACTCAATTCTCCGGAGAACAAGTCTTTGCGGTAACCAGTCGAATTGTTAATAAAATAACTGGTGATAATCATCCCTTTGTGGATCATTTCAAATTTACCCAATCACATGCTTCTGATCATGTTGACGTTAAGCAAACTATTCCAGCACCAGCTCAATTCTTGCAAGAAGTTTTACGTGACTTTAATAAGGAATATACCCAGGCCATCTATAGCCAATTAGACGACTTATTAGCTGATATTACCCAAGCCTATAGCCAAGTCATTGAAGACCTCTACCAAGCAGGCTGTCGGACCGTTCAATTTGATGATTGTACTTGGGGACGTTTAGCTGGGGGTAAAGATTACGATGGTAGTGAATATAGCCAAGAAAAAATCGAAGAATTAAAAACCCTATATGTCCGCGTCAATAATGCAGTTATCGCAAATAAACCTTCCGATTTAAGAATAAATACCCATATCTGCAGGGGAAATTTCCGCTCAACTTGGTTTGCTTCAGGAGGTTATGACAGCGTACAAAGCCCCTTATTTGACCAAGAAAATGTCCATGCCTACTTCCTAGAGTATGACTCTGAGCGGGCAGGAACTTTTGAACCTCTAAAGACTGTATCTGATGACAAGCATGTCGTCTTAGGCTTAGTCACAACAAAGTCAGCTGAATTAGAAAGCAAAGACGACCTAATCAACCGGATTAAAGAAGCCAGTCAATATGTACCTTTAGATCATTTAAGTATTAGCCCTCAATGTGGCTTTTCTTCCAATGAAATTGGCAATAAAATCAGTGAAGAAGACCAATGGAAGAAAATAAAATTATTAATCGAAGTTGCTAAAGAAGTATGGGGCGAAGACGCCTAA